The Impatiens glandulifera chromosome 8, dImpGla2.1, whole genome shotgun sequence genome includes a window with the following:
- the LOC124912576 gene encoding xyloglucan O-acetyltransferase 1-like yields the protein MRIPSPYINNELNFSHFKKLLPFSLYALFPLSLFCIFLYPITLTQPLFIDRHSPLSPKDKCDYGNGKWVSDKMGPLYNDTSCETIKDGQNCINNGRPDTNYLYWRWRPHQNQCKISRFNPMHFLSLTKNKHLAFIGDSMARNQLESLLCMISSFSQPILVYTSGYDNKFRRWNFPSYNLTISIYWSPFLVKGIEKSDQSINYNRLYLESVDETWASNIDYFDMVVLSVGHWFLHPAVYYYNGAVIGCHSCGVKNITEVGFYKVFGKAIKTSLETIIKRRGHQRSEGYFHAIVTTFSPHHFEGEWDKFGACPKTRPLDEGEKDLEGMNMKMRKVAMNEIDLARVKAKESSRKIRLEGLDVTKLALLRADGHPGPYMYANPFGNGIKERVQNDCVHWCMPGAIDTWNEILLEMMKSWHRDDKMAL from the exons ATGAGAATCCCATCTCCATACATCAATAATGAATTAAACTTCTCTCACTTCAAGAAGCTTCTCCCATTTTCCCTCTATGCCCTCTTCCCTTTATCTCTCTTTTGCATTTTCCTATATCCAATCACTCTCACTCAACCCCTCTTCATTGACCGCCATTCTCCTCTTTCACCAAAAG aTAAATGCGACTATGGAAATGGAAAATGGGTTTCTGACAAGATGGGTCCTTTATACAATGACACTAGCTGTGAAACAATTAAAGATGGCCAAAACTGTATAAACAATGGAAGACCCGATACCAATTATCTCTACTGGCGATGGAGGCCCCATCAAAATCAATGCAAGATCTCGAGATTCAATCCTATGCATTTTCTGTCACTAACTAAAAACAAACATTTGGCCTTCATCGGAGACTCCATGGCCAGGAATCAACTTGAGTCTCTCCTTTGCATGATCTCTTCTTTCTCTCAACCTATCCTTGTTTACACAAGTGGGTATGACAACAAGTTCAGGCGTTGGAATTTCCCGTCTTATAATCTTACCATATCGATCTATTGGTCTCCGTTTCTTGTGAAGGGGATTGAGAAATCTGATCAATCGATCAATTATAATCGTTTGTACTTGGAATCCGTTGATGAGACATGGGCGTCGAATATTGATTATTTCGACATGGTTGTGTTGTCGGTCGGTCACTGGTTTCTTCACCCTGCGGTGTATTACTACAATGGCGCAGTCATTGGTTGTCATTCCTGTGGTGTTAAGAACATAACAGAG GTTGGATTCTACAAAGTGTTTGGAAAAGCAATAAAGACATCTCTTGAGACAATAATCAAGAGAAGAGGACATCAAAGAAGCGAAGGATATTTTCATGCTATAGTGACTACGTTTTCTCCTCATCATTTTGAAGGGGAGTGGGATAAATTTGGTGCATGTCCTAAAACAAGGCCGTTGGACGAGGGAGAAAAGGATTTGGAAGGGATGAATATGAAAATGAGAAAAGTGGCAATGAATGAGATAGATTTGGCTAGGGTGAAGGCGAAGGAGTCGTCTAGGAAAATAAGGTTGGAAGGTTTGGACGTGACGAAGTTGGCACTATTGAGGGCGGATGGTCATCCGGGACCATATATGTATGCGAATCCATTTGGAAATGGTATAAAAGAGAGAGTTCAGAATGATTGTGTCCATTGGTGTATGCCGGGAGCCATTGATACATGGAACGAAATACTTCTCGAGATGATGAAGAGTTGGCATCGTGATGATAAGATGGCATTGTGA
- the LOC124911238 gene encoding putative potassium transporter 12, translating to MRTEDEEIEEMSLRLRSSSGGGDGSTRWVDGSEVDSESPPWSTFEECESREAEYGSVRRRLVKKPKRVDSFDVEAMEIAGSHGHHYKDMSTWKTIALAFQTLGVVYGDMGTSPLYVFADVFSKVPITSDVDVLGALSLVMYTIALLPLAKYVFIVLKANDNGEGGTFALYSLISRYAQVNMLPNRQPADEQISSFKLKLPTPELERALNIKEALERRSYLKTLLLLLVLMGTSMIIGDGILTPAISVMSAVSGLQGRIPGFGTNALVIVSIVILIGLFSIQRFGTSKVGFMFAPALALWFFCLGTMGIYNIVKHDTSVLRAFNPAYIFYFFKKNSFKAWSSLGGCVLCITGAEAMFADLGHFSVPSIQIAFTCVVFPCLLLAYMGQAAYLMKFPDSAERIFYESIPDGFFWPVFVIATIAAVIASQAMISASFSCIKQSMALGCFPRLKIVHTSRKFMGQIYIPVVNWFLMVMCVLVVASFRSTNDIANAYGIAEVGVMMVSTTLVTLVLLLIWQTNLFLAISFPLVFGTVEILYMSAVLTKLLEGGWLPLAFACFFLCLMYTWNYGSVLKYQSEVREKISMDFMLELGSNLGTVRVPGIGLLYNELVQGIPSVLGQFLLDLPAIHSTIVFVCIKYVPVPIVPQEERFLFRRVCPKDYHMFRCVARYGYKDVRKEDHHAFEQLLVESLEIFLRKEAQDLALESNLRELEFDSVSVISRDTEFSDGGGDTEGLGELRVPLMRDQRVEEMERNMNMVMEEDPGLEYELSALREAKESGFTYLLGHGEMRAKKSSWFIKKLVINYFYGFMRRNCRGGAATMRVPHTNIMQVGITYMV from the exons ATGAGGACGGAGGATGAAGAAATTGAGGAAATGAGTTTGAGATTAAGGAGTAGTAGTGGGGGTGGTGATGGGTCTACTAGATGGGTTGATGGAAGTGAAGTGGATTCAGAATCGCCGCCATGGTCAacttttgaagaatgtgagAGCAGAGAAGCTGAATATGGTTCTGTTAGGAGAAGACTGGTTAAGAAACCCAAAAGGGTTGATTCGTTTGATGTTGAAGCTATGGAAATCGCTGGATCTCATGGGCATCATTATAAG GATATGTCGACATGGAAAACTATTGCTTTGGCATTTCAAACTCTTGGTGTGGTTTATGGTGATATGGGTACAAGTCCTTTGTATGTGTTTGCTGATGTGTTCAGTAAGGTTCCCATTACATCCGATGTAGATGTCTTAGGAGCTCTGTCTTTAGTTATGTATACAATTGCTCTCCTTCCATTAGCTAAATATGTGTTTATAGTTCTTAAAGCAAACGACAATGGTGAAG GAGGAACATTTGCACTATATTCGCTTATATCCCGTTATGCTCAAGTCAATATGCTGCCTAACCGCCAGCCTGCTGATGAACAAATATCCAGTTTCAAGCTGAAGTTGCCTACTCCTGAATTAGAAAGGGCTTTGAACATAAAAGAAGCTTTGGAAAGAAGATCATATCTTAAAACCCTTCTTTTGTTGTTGGTTCTAATGGGTACTTCCATGATTATAGGAGATGGTATCTTGACTCCAGCAATATcag TAATGTCTGCTGTGAGCGGCCTACAGGGTAGAATTCCGGGGTTTGGTACAA ATGCTTTAGTGATAGTCTCGATTGTTATCCTCATCGGGTTGTTTAGCATCCAGAGATTTGGCACAAGCAAAGTTGGATTCATGTTTGCTCCTGCGCTAGCATTATGGTTCTTCTGTCTAGGAACCATGGGAATCTACAATATAGTCAAGCATGATACTAGTGTCTTAAGGGCTTTCAATCCTGCATATATCTTTTACTTCTTCAAGAAGAACTCTTTCAAAGCATGGTCATCCCTTGGGGGTTGTGTTCTCTGTATTACGG GTGCAGAAGCAATGTTTGCTGATTTAGGCCATTTCTCTGTTCCATCAATacag ATTGCCTTCACTTGTGTAGTATTCCCCTGTCTTCTCTTGGCTTACATGGGTCAAGCTGCTTACCTGATGAAATTTCCTGATTCTGCTGAAAGGATATTTTATGAATCAATTCCAG ATGGGTTTTTCTGGCCAGTGTTTGTAATAGCTACTATTGCTGCTGTAATTGCTAGTCAAGCAATGATATCGGCTTCATTCTCGTGCATAAAACAATCTATGGCTCTCGGATGTTTCCCGAGGCTGAAAATAGTTCACACATCGAGGAAGTTTATGGGTCAGATTTACATCCCTGTTGTCAACTGGTTTTTGATGGTGATGTGTGTTCTTGTGGTTGCTTCTTTCAGGAGCACCAATGATATCGCAAATGCATATG GCATAGCAGAAGTAGGTGTCATGATGGTAAGTACAACATTGGTGACACTAGTTTTGCTTCTGATTTGGCAAACCAATTTATTTCTCGCAATCAGTTTCCCTCTTGTATTCGGGACAGTTGAAATCCTCTACATGTCAGCTGTCCTGACCAAGCTCCTAGAAGGCGGTTGGCTTCCTCTTGCATTCGCCTGTTTCTTCCTTTGTCTAATGTACACATGGAATTACGGAAGCGTATTAAAGTACCAGAGCGAAGTAAGAGAAAAGATCTCAATGGATTTCATGCTTGAACTCGGGTCCAATTTAGGAACTGTAAGAGTCCCAGGAATCGGATTACTCTACAATGAGCTTGTCCAAGGGATACCCTCTGTTCTTGGGCAGTTCTTATTAGATCTTCCAGCAATCCACTCAACAATTGTGTTTGTCTGCATTAAATATGTCCCTGTCCCTATTGTCCCCCAAGAGGAAAGGTTCCTTTTTCGTAGAGTATGCCCAAAAGACTACCACATGTTTCGTTGTGTGGCTAGATATGGGTATAAGGATGTTAGGAAGGAGGATCATCATGCTTTTGAGCAACTTTTGGTTGAATCACTTGAGATTTTCTTGAGGAAAGAAGCTCAAGATCTAGCATTAGAGAGTAATCTTCGAGAGTTGGAGTTTGATAGTGTTTCTGTTATATCAAGGGACACTGAGTTCTCCGATGGTGGAGGAGATACAGAAGGTCTCGGGGAGCTTAGAGTTCCTTTAATGCGAGATCAGAGGGTTGAAGAAATGGAGAGGAATATGAATATGGTAATGGAAGAGGATCCAGGGCTTGAATATGAATTGTCTGCATTAAGGGAGGCTAAGGAATCTGGTTTTACTTATTTGCTTGGGCATGGTGAGATGAGAGCAAAGAAAAGCTCATGGTTCATAAAGAAATTggtgataaattatttttatggattcaTGAGGAGGAACTGTAGAGGAGGTGCTGCAACAATGAGGGTTCCCCATACAAATATAATGCAAGTTGGAATTACATATATGGTTTGA
- the LOC124912382 gene encoding RING-H2 finger protein ATL47-like → MKSNGFGSNSPFLSPLFIIVILAVIFFIAGLLHLLARFLIKQRSSSPVSRSEPNPDSVQRQLQQLFHLHDSGLDQEYIDALPVFLHKEIMGLKESFDCAVCLCEFSEHDKLRLLPLCSHAFHVDCIDTWLLSNSTCPLCRGTLFAADFSIQNPCFDFDDSTEEGDFSNPKPVEAEIVREKRVFSVRLGKFKNTNVGEGETSSSSRSVDARRCYSMGSFQYVVQNSELQVILKPNITAGGIEKSVNLAIDGGGETEGKNINSRSKGDSFSVSKIWLWSKKNKFVSSSSDNPVNLSLPR, encoded by the coding sequence ATGAAAAGTAATGGCTTTGGGAGTAATAGCCCTTTTCTATCTCCTCTCTTTATCATAGTTATACTAGCAGTTATATTCTTCATAGCTGGTCTTCTCCATCTTCTTGCTAGATTTCTAATCAAACAAAGATCTTCCTCACCTGTGTCTCGCTCTGAGCCGAACCCAGATTCTGTCCAGAGGCAATTGCAGCAGCTCTTCCATCTACATGACTCTGGCCTTGATCAAGAATATATTGATGCACTCCCAGTTTTCCTGCATAAAGAAATAATGGGTTTGAAAGAATCATTTGATTGTGCTGTCTGTCTTTGTGAATTCTCAGAGCATGATAAGTTGAGATTGCTTCCTTTATGCAGTCATGCTTTCCATGTAGACTGTATTGATACATGGCTACTGTCAAATTCAACATGTCCACTTTGTAGAGGAACCCTTTTCGCAGCTGATTTCTCCATCCAAAACCCATGTTTTGATTTCGATGATTCAACAGAAGAAGGGGATTTTTCAAATCCAAAGCCAGTTGAAGCAGAAATCGTAAGGGAAAAGAGGGTTTTCTCAGTTAGACTTGGCaaatttaaaaacacaaatgtTGGTGAAGGGGAAACAAGCAGCAGTAGTAGAAGTGTGGATGCAAGGAGATGTTACTCAATGGGTTCATTCCAATATGTTGTTCAAAATTCTGAGCTACAAGTGATTTTGAAACCCAATATAACTGCAGGAGGAATAGAGAAGAGTGTGAATTTAGCCATTGATGGTGGAGGAGAAACTGAGggaaaaaatattaacagtAGAAGTAAAGGTGACAGCTTTTCTGTTTCTAAGATCTGGTTGTGGTCTAAGAAGAATAAATTTGTATCTTCTTCTTCAGATAACCCTGTAAATTTGAGTTTGCCAAGATGA